Proteins encoded in a region of the Ralstonia pseudosolanacearum genome:
- a CDS encoding amino acid ABC transporter permease produces the protein MLELIRTYGLYYLIGQYPNGPLGGLALTLLLAAAGLVLALPAGILLGLCRVSPFRALRWPVTALVYVVRGTPLLMVIFWAYFLLPTLTGQRTDQFNTMLTALVVFDAAYLAEIVRAGIQALPRGQMESARSLGLPYLQAMRLVILPQALRNMLPSLVNQLVSTIKETSLGYIISLPEVSFVAGQISTSVMTQSAEVYGLLALSYFAMCFGLTRVAYLLERRLAARALTQP, from the coding sequence ATGCTCGAACTCATCCGGACCTACGGCCTCTACTACCTGATCGGACAATATCCGAACGGCCCCCTGGGCGGCCTGGCGCTCACGCTGCTGCTGGCCGCCGCCGGCCTGGTGCTGGCGCTGCCCGCGGGCATCCTGCTCGGCCTGTGCCGGGTCAGCCCGTTCCGGGCGCTGCGCTGGCCGGTCACGGCGCTGGTCTACGTGGTGCGCGGCACGCCGCTGCTGATGGTGATCTTCTGGGCGTACTTCCTGCTGCCCACGCTCACCGGCCAGCGCACCGACCAGTTCAACACCATGCTGACCGCGCTGGTGGTCTTCGATGCCGCGTACCTGGCCGAGATCGTCCGCGCGGGCATCCAGGCCCTGCCGCGCGGGCAGATGGAGAGCGCGCGCTCGCTGGGCCTGCCGTACCTGCAGGCGATGCGGCTGGTGATCCTGCCGCAGGCGCTGCGCAACATGCTGCCCTCGCTGGTCAACCAGCTCGTGTCCACCATCAAGGAGACTTCGCTCGGCTACATCATCAGCCTGCCCGAAGTATCGTTCGTGGCCGGGCAGATCAGCACGTCGGTCATGACCCAGTCGGCCGAGGTGTACGGCCTGCTGGCGCTGAGCTACTTCGCGATGTGCTTTGGCCTGACCCGCGTGGCCTATCTGCTGGAGCGGCGCCTGGCGGCGCGCGCACTGACCCAACCATGA
- a CDS encoding amino acid ABC transporter ATP-binding protein has protein sequence MNMITIEHVDKWYGDYHALVDVNETVAKGEVVVVCGPSGSGKSTLIRTLNRLEAIQKGRITVNDQDVHAHGVNVNVLRSGIGFVFQQFNLFPHLTVMQNCTLAPVRLKRLPPQEAKDFAMRLLERVGLPHKADAYPGELSGGQQQRVAIARALAMKPPVMLFDEPTSALDPEMVNEVLLVIKDLARDGMTMMCVTHEMGFAREVADRVLFMDHGEILERARPEDFFLRPQHPRAQRFLADIRSPWGAPA, from the coding sequence ATGAACATGATCACCATCGAGCATGTCGACAAGTGGTACGGCGACTACCACGCGCTGGTCGACGTCAATGAAACCGTCGCCAAGGGAGAAGTCGTCGTCGTGTGCGGGCCGTCGGGCTCGGGCAAGTCCACGCTGATCCGCACGCTGAACCGGCTGGAGGCCATCCAGAAGGGCCGCATCACCGTCAACGACCAGGACGTGCATGCGCACGGCGTGAACGTGAACGTGCTGCGCAGCGGCATCGGCTTCGTGTTCCAGCAGTTCAACCTGTTCCCGCACCTGACCGTGATGCAGAACTGCACGCTGGCGCCGGTGCGGCTCAAGCGCCTGCCGCCGCAGGAGGCGAAGGATTTCGCCATGCGCCTGCTGGAGCGCGTCGGCCTGCCGCACAAGGCGGACGCCTATCCCGGCGAGCTGTCAGGCGGCCAGCAGCAGCGCGTGGCGATCGCGCGCGCGCTGGCGATGAAGCCGCCGGTGATGCTGTTCGACGAGCCGACCTCGGCGCTCGACCCGGAAATGGTCAACGAGGTGCTGCTGGTCATCAAGGACCTCGCCCGCGACGGCATGACCATGATGTGCGTCACGCACGAAATGGGCTTCGCGCGCGAGGTGGCCGACCGCGTGCTGTTCATGGACCACGGCGAGATCCTGGAGCGGGCCCGGCCGGAAGATTTCTTCCTGCGCCCGCAGCATCCGCGCGCGCAGCGCTTCCTGGCCGACATCCGCTCGCCGTGGGGCGCGCCGGCCTGA
- a CDS encoding glutamate/aspartate ABC transporter substrate-binding protein — translation MKTLHTTRRTLRCLTMAGAGTLAMLSAGAQAQSNDTLAKIKQSGVISVGYRESSIPFSYEASSGNITGYSQEISNLIVDGVKKKLGLSGLQVKLTPITSQNRIPLLQNGTIDFECGSTTNNLERQKQVAFSNNIFIYGMLMLVKKDAGIKDFPDLKGKTVVTTAGTTEDRILQKMNGEAKDADKMNLILAKDHGQAFLTLESGRAVAFVMDEPLLYGERTKAKNQNDWVVVGTPLQTETYACMMRKDDPAFKKVADDVIGDLMTSGRAGALYKKWFQSPIPPKGLNLNYPMTEGMKALYAHPNDKAIQ, via the coding sequence ATGAAGACCTTGCACACGACCCGGCGCACGCTGCGCTGCCTGACGATGGCCGGCGCCGGCACCCTGGCGATGCTGTCGGCCGGCGCGCAGGCGCAGTCCAACGACACCCTGGCGAAGATCAAGCAATCGGGCGTGATCTCCGTTGGCTACCGCGAATCGTCGATTCCGTTCTCGTACGAGGCCAGCAGCGGCAACATCACCGGCTACTCGCAGGAGATCTCCAACCTGATCGTCGACGGCGTGAAGAAGAAGCTCGGCCTGTCCGGCCTGCAGGTCAAGCTCACGCCGATCACCTCGCAGAACCGCATCCCGCTGCTGCAGAACGGCACCATCGACTTCGAGTGCGGCTCCACCACCAACAACCTGGAGCGCCAGAAGCAGGTGGCGTTCTCCAACAACATCTTCATCTACGGCATGCTGATGCTGGTGAAGAAGGACGCCGGCATCAAGGACTTCCCCGACCTGAAGGGTAAGACTGTGGTCACCACCGCCGGCACCACCGAAGACCGCATCCTGCAGAAGATGAACGGCGAGGCGAAGGACGCCGACAAGATGAACCTGATCCTCGCCAAGGATCATGGCCAGGCCTTCCTGACGCTGGAGTCGGGCCGCGCCGTGGCCTTTGTGATGGACGAGCCGCTGCTCTACGGCGAGCGCACCAAGGCCAAGAACCAGAACGACTGGGTGGTGGTCGGCACGCCGCTGCAGACCGAGACCTACGCGTGCATGATGCGCAAGGACGATCCGGCCTTCAAGAAGGTCGCCGACGACGTGATCGGCGATCTGATGACCTCGGGCCGCGCCGGCGCGCTGTACAAGAAGTGGTTCCAGTCGCCGATTCCGCCCAAGGGCCTGAACCTGAACTACCCGATGACGGAGGGCATGAAGGCGCTGTACGCCCACCCGAACGACAAGGCGATCCAGTAA
- a CDS encoding D-amino acid dehydrogenase — protein sequence MQITVVGAGIVGISTAYALAQEGHQVTLVERHPGPGEGTSYANGGQLSYSYVAPLAGPGVLSHVPGWLLRRDSPLRLKPSLDPALLRWGLRFIAACNRERADRTTRELLALSFYSRARMEALRAASPDLSFSFAQRGKLVVHRDAAAFASARAQVGYQATLGCEQHALSADETIAREPVLAGARGAIVGAIYTPDEDVADCHQLCVGLFDRLRALPNVALRFNTGVESLWVEGRRVRGVRTAHGPIAADAVVVAAGVASAGLLGPLRIDPGLYPLKGYSISLPLGEGGAGSDGAPVVSVTDAARKIVYARIGRTLRVAGMADLVGWSDRLDPRRVQTLYDETRALFPAALRASDAGADAAPWAGMRPATPTGVPVVGPSPVDGLWLNVGHGALGFTLAMGSAGLLADLIARRAPAIAAAPYALAR from the coding sequence ATGCAGATCACGGTTGTAGGCGCCGGCATCGTCGGCATCAGTACGGCGTACGCGCTGGCCCAGGAGGGCCATCAGGTCACGCTGGTCGAGCGTCACCCGGGGCCGGGGGAGGGCACCAGCTATGCCAACGGCGGGCAGCTCAGCTATAGCTATGTGGCACCGCTGGCCGGGCCGGGCGTGCTGTCGCATGTGCCGGGCTGGCTGTTGCGGCGCGATTCGCCGCTGCGCCTGAAGCCGTCGCTGGACCCGGCGCTGCTGCGCTGGGGCCTGCGCTTCATTGCCGCGTGCAACCGCGAGCGGGCCGACCGCACCACGCGCGAACTGCTGGCGCTGTCGTTCTACAGCCGCGCCCGCATGGAGGCGCTGCGCGCGGCCTCGCCCGATCTGTCCTTCAGCTTTGCGCAGCGCGGCAAGCTGGTGGTCCACCGCGATGCCGCGGCCTTTGCGTCGGCCCGTGCCCAGGTCGGCTACCAGGCGACGCTCGGCTGCGAGCAGCACGCGCTGTCGGCCGACGAGACCATCGCCCGGGAGCCCGTGCTGGCCGGCGCGCGCGGCGCGATCGTCGGCGCCATCTACACGCCCGATGAAGACGTGGCCGACTGCCACCAGCTCTGCGTCGGCCTGTTCGATCGGCTGCGTGCCCTGCCCAATGTGGCGCTGCGCTTCAATACCGGCGTCGAGTCGCTGTGGGTGGAGGGCCGGCGCGTGCGCGGCGTGCGCACGGCCCACGGGCCGATCGCCGCCGATGCCGTGGTGGTGGCTGCCGGCGTGGCCAGCGCCGGGCTGCTCGGCCCCCTTCGCATCGACCCGGGCCTGTATCCGCTCAAGGGCTACAGCATCAGCCTGCCGCTGGGCGAGGGCGGGGCGGGCAGCGATGGCGCACCGGTCGTCAGCGTCACGGACGCGGCGCGCAAGATTGTTTACGCCCGCATCGGCCGCACGCTGCGCGTGGCCGGCATGGCGGACCTGGTGGGCTGGTCGGACCGGCTCGACCCGCGCCGCGTGCAGACCCTCTATGACGAAACCCGCGCGCTGTTTCCCGCCGCGCTGCGCGCCAGCGATGCCGGCGCCGATGCCGCGCCGTGGGCAGGCATGCGGCCGGCGACCCCGACCGGTGTGCCGGTGGTGGGCCCGTCGCCAGTGGACGGCCTGTGGCTCAATGTCGGCCATGGCGCGCTGGGTTTTACGCTGGCCATGGGCAGCGCCGGCCTGCTGGCCGATCTGATCGCGCGGCGCGCGCCGGCGATCGCGGCGGCGCCGTATGCGCTGGCGCGCTAG
- a CDS encoding DUF4382 domain-containing protein, with the protein MRTSARKALIALPLPFLIAACGGGGGADTAGMGTLHVAMTDAPACGFDHVYVTVDKVRVHASASAADTDSGWTDIALATPQKVDLLSLTNGVLTDLGRAPLPAGQYQQVRLLLSANQGNTFANSVVVTGSATEQALATPSGTQSGDKIIQPFTVQANTLVDLVLDFNACKSIVQQGNGAYSLKPVLTATPVVVSGAISGQVSAAQAGATVYAEQNGQIIRGTVADATGLFVLSPLVQSSTNGTYDVVVVDNTLPTGHATGIIRAVPVTASATTTVATAAAPITLPTSTTHTASGMVTASAQASLRALQTISSVSYEIASANANLDTGTYSLALPAAAPLVGTYSATLPIALSVVSAVAGQYSVQATSASGVTQSNAVNVSAGSQTGVNFSF; encoded by the coding sequence ATGAGAACAAGCGCTCGGAAAGCCCTCATCGCGTTGCCACTGCCGTTCCTCATCGCCGCGTGCGGTGGCGGTGGTGGCGCAGACACCGCCGGCATGGGTACGCTTCATGTCGCGATGACGGATGCACCGGCCTGCGGCTTCGATCATGTCTACGTGACCGTGGACAAGGTGCGCGTACACGCCAGCGCGTCTGCCGCTGACACCGACAGCGGCTGGACCGACATTGCGTTGGCCACCCCGCAGAAGGTCGACCTGCTCTCGCTCACCAACGGCGTACTGACCGACCTGGGCCGTGCGCCGCTGCCCGCCGGGCAGTACCAGCAGGTGCGCCTGCTGCTGTCGGCCAACCAGGGCAACACATTCGCCAACTCGGTCGTAGTGACAGGCTCGGCCACGGAGCAGGCACTGGCCACGCCCAGCGGCACGCAGAGCGGTGACAAGATCATCCAGCCCTTCACGGTGCAGGCCAACACGTTGGTCGATCTGGTGCTGGACTTCAATGCCTGCAAATCGATCGTGCAGCAAGGCAACGGCGCCTACAGCCTCAAGCCGGTGCTGACCGCCACGCCGGTGGTCGTCAGCGGTGCGATCTCGGGCCAGGTCAGCGCCGCGCAGGCCGGCGCCACGGTCTATGCCGAGCAGAACGGCCAGATCATTCGCGGCACGGTGGCCGACGCCACGGGACTGTTCGTGCTCTCGCCGCTGGTGCAGAGCAGCACCAATGGCACGTACGACGTGGTCGTGGTCGATAACACGCTGCCGACCGGCCACGCCACGGGCATCATCCGCGCCGTGCCGGTCACGGCCAGCGCCACGACAACGGTGGCCACCGCCGCCGCGCCGATCACGTTGCCCACCTCCACCACCCATACGGCGTCGGGCATGGTCACCGCGTCGGCGCAGGCCTCGCTGCGTGCGCTGCAGACCATCAGCTCGGTGTCGTATGAGATCGCCTCGGCGAATGCCAACCTCGATACCGGGACGTACTCGCTGGCGCTGCCGGCCGCGGCGCCGCTAGTGGGCACTTACAGCGCGACGCTGCCGATTGCGCTGTCGGTGGTATCGGCGGTGGCTGGGCAGTACTCGGTGCAGGCGACCAGCGCGTCGGGCGTCACGCAAAGCAACGCGGTGAACGTCTCGGCGGGCAGCCAGACCGGCGTCAACTTCAGTTTCTGA
- the pelG gene encoding exopolysaccharide Pel transporter PelG has protein sequence MAGIGFELRKMLRRDSLLGLLRAYTYAGIISSGPWILSIVGILLIGILSLPFVIPGVLITQFQVSVTYLIAVSLIVTGPLQLALTRFTSDRLFEKRADLVLPNYHAVSFVITLGAAWVGSLVVLFVFPQQSAIYRVLMLAGFVVMCNIWIAVIFLSGMKQYKAIVWTFLVGYSMTVLLALLFNRLGLEGLLLGFVTGQLCLLIGTVALIYRNFTGRRFISFEVFNPRHAYPSLMLIGLFYNLGIWLDKFMFWYAPGTGQQVIGPLKASVIYDIPVFLAYLGIIPGMAVFLVRIETDFVEYYDAFYNAVRGGASLEQIEDMRNTMVLTIRAGLYEIVKVQSMAALLLFALGAAVLRALHISELYLPLLYVDTLAASLQVVFLGVLNIFFYLDRRRVVMVLTGAFVVLNGILTWVTLQLGPAWYGYGFAVALLLVVMASLTILDRKLDRLEYETFMLQ, from the coding sequence ATGGCCGGCATCGGTTTCGAACTGCGCAAGATGCTCAGGCGCGACAGCCTGCTCGGGCTGCTGCGCGCCTACACCTACGCCGGCATCATCAGTTCCGGGCCGTGGATCCTGTCGATCGTGGGGATCCTGCTGATCGGTATCCTGAGCCTGCCGTTCGTGATCCCCGGCGTGCTCATCACGCAGTTCCAGGTGTCGGTCACCTACCTGATCGCGGTGAGCCTGATCGTGACCGGGCCGCTGCAGCTCGCGCTCACGCGGTTCACGTCCGACCGCCTGTTCGAGAAGCGCGCCGACCTGGTGCTGCCCAACTACCACGCGGTGTCGTTCGTCATCACCCTGGGGGCGGCCTGGGTGGGGTCGCTCGTCGTGCTGTTCGTGTTCCCGCAGCAGTCGGCCATCTACCGGGTGCTGATGCTGGCCGGCTTCGTGGTCATGTGCAACATCTGGATCGCGGTGATCTTCCTGTCGGGCATGAAGCAGTACAAGGCCATCGTCTGGACCTTCCTGGTCGGCTACTCGATGACCGTGCTGCTGGCGCTGCTGTTCAACCGGCTGGGGCTGGAGGGGCTGCTGCTGGGCTTCGTGACGGGGCAGCTGTGCCTGCTGATCGGCACGGTGGCGCTGATCTACCGCAATTTCACCGGGCGGCGCTTCATATCGTTCGAGGTGTTCAACCCGCGCCACGCCTATCCGTCGCTGATGCTGATCGGGCTGTTCTACAACCTGGGCATCTGGCTCGACAAGTTCATGTTCTGGTATGCCCCCGGCACGGGCCAGCAGGTGATCGGGCCGCTCAAGGCGTCGGTCATCTACGACATCCCGGTGTTCCTGGCCTACCTCGGCATCATCCCCGGCATGGCGGTGTTCCTCGTGCGCATCGAGACCGACTTCGTCGAGTACTACGACGCCTTCTACAACGCCGTGCGCGGCGGCGCCTCGCTCGAGCAGATCGAAGACATGCGCAACACGATGGTGCTGACGATCCGCGCCGGCCTGTACGAGATCGTCAAGGTCCAGTCGATGGCCGCGCTGCTGCTGTTCGCCCTGGGCGCTGCGGTGCTGCGCGCGCTGCATATTTCCGAGCTGTACCTGCCGCTGCTGTACGTCGATACGCTCGCCGCCAGCCTCCAGGTGGTGTTCCTGGGCGTGCTCAACATCTTCTTCTACCTCGACCGCCGCCGCGTGGTGATGGTGCTCACCGGCGCGTTCGTGGTGCTCAACGGCATCCTGACCTGGGTCACGCTGCAGCTGGGGCCGGCCTGGTATGGCTACGGGTTCGCCGTGGCGCTGCTGCTGGTGGTGATGGCCAGCCTGACCATTCTGGATCGGAAGCTGGATCGGCTGGAGTATGAGACGTTCATGCTGCAATAG
- the pelF gene encoding GT4 family glycosyltransferase PelF, which yields MTDEFPRAESADVALLLEGTFPYVSGGVSSWVNQMIRAFPDIRFALVFIGSRREDYGKPAYALPDNVVHVECHYLYDFPAPPLVQASGGDTGAFDRSRKLHEALRDPANHGETAELIRASIADLREDGPLAEEQFLYSHRAWEMMTDYYRRYCTDPSFTDYFWTVRIMHKPLWMLVRIAENLIPVKVFHTISTGYAGFLGALLRYRWGRPLLVSEHGIYTKERKIDLFQSQWIRDNRSIFEKDISQISYFRDLWVRFFETIGRVCYDAAEDIISLYEGNRLRQVLDGAPAQKTRNIPNGINLPRLAALRDRRGPSVPRVMCLIGRVVPIKDVKTFIRAMLTITREMPDAEGWIAGPEDEDPDYAHECHSLAESLGLGERIKFLGFQKIDDVLPKVGVLVLSSISEALPLVVLEGFAAGVPSVTTDVGSCRQLLFGLDGDDAALGAAGAVVRIADPAALAAEVLNLLSDESRWYAAQAAGIARVERYYTQEMMVGSYRDLYERLRAQPDMPTGSGAKAAAAACPHHQGAR from the coding sequence ATGACCGACGAATTCCCGCGTGCCGAATCCGCCGATGTCGCACTGCTGCTCGAAGGGACCTTTCCCTACGTGAGCGGCGGGGTGTCGAGCTGGGTCAACCAGATGATCCGGGCCTTTCCGGACATCCGCTTCGCCCTCGTCTTCATCGGCAGCCGCCGCGAAGACTACGGCAAGCCCGCCTACGCCCTGCCCGACAACGTGGTGCACGTGGAGTGCCACTACCTGTACGACTTTCCCGCGCCGCCGCTGGTGCAGGCCAGCGGCGGCGACACCGGGGCCTTCGATCGCTCGCGCAAGCTGCATGAGGCGCTGCGCGACCCGGCCAACCACGGCGAGACCGCCGAGCTGATCCGCGCCTCGATCGCCGACCTGCGCGAGGACGGTCCGCTGGCCGAGGAGCAGTTCCTCTACAGCCACCGCGCCTGGGAGATGATGACGGACTACTACCGGCGCTACTGCACCGACCCGTCGTTCACCGACTACTTCTGGACCGTGCGCATCATGCACAAGCCGCTGTGGATGCTGGTGCGCATTGCCGAGAACCTGATCCCGGTGAAGGTGTTCCACACCATCTCCACCGGCTACGCGGGGTTCCTGGGCGCGCTGTTGCGCTACCGCTGGGGGCGGCCGCTGCTGGTCTCGGAGCACGGCATCTATACCAAGGAACGCAAGATCGACCTGTTCCAGAGCCAGTGGATCCGCGACAACCGCAGCATCTTCGAGAAGGACATCTCGCAGATCAGCTATTTCCGCGACCTGTGGGTGCGCTTCTTCGAGACCATCGGCCGGGTCTGCTATGACGCCGCCGAAGACATCATCTCGCTGTACGAGGGCAACCGCCTGCGGCAGGTGCTCGACGGCGCGCCGGCACAGAAGACCCGCAACATCCCCAACGGCATCAACCTGCCGCGCCTGGCCGCGCTGCGCGACCGGCGCGGGCCCAGCGTGCCGCGCGTGATGTGCCTGATCGGCCGGGTGGTGCCGATCAAGGACGTGAAGACGTTCATCCGCGCCATGCTGACCATCACCCGCGAGATGCCCGACGCCGAAGGCTGGATCGCCGGCCCGGAAGACGAAGACCCCGACTACGCGCATGAATGCCACAGCCTGGCCGAGAGCCTGGGGCTGGGCGAGCGCATCAAGTTCCTCGGCTTCCAGAAGATCGACGATGTGCTGCCCAAGGTCGGGGTGCTGGTGCTGAGCTCGATCAGCGAGGCGCTGCCGCTGGTGGTGCTGGAAGGGTTTGCCGCCGGCGTGCCGTCGGTCACCACCGATGTCGGCTCGTGCCGCCAGCTGCTGTTCGGCCTGGACGGCGACGACGCGGCGCTGGGCGCGGCCGGCGCCGTGGTGCGCATCGCCGACCCGGCCGCGCTGGCCGCCGAGGTGCTGAACCTGCTGAGCGACGAATCCCGCTGGTACGCCGCGCAGGCCGCCGGCATCGCCCGCGTCGAGCGCTACTACACGCAGGAGATGATGGTCGGCAGCTACCGCGATCTGTACGAGCGCCTGCGCGCGCAGCCGGACATGCCCACCGGGTCGGGCGCCAAGGCCGCCGCCGCGGCGTGCCCGCATCACCAGGGAGCGCGCTGA
- a CDS encoding tetratricopeptide repeat protein, with translation MFKLTLSGVAAQIAAVAMALHAGNSLPLLLSCMMTQGMAALLIGLAAWRLLPRRYRVPFVWSYGYLVTLCFVIPVAGCLLVLGSALISKMFPEPKQKSTLAEVGLPVFVAHLISRVTHGGGARLRAQLGNTRAPVQSRMTALVAMQTMPTRTASPVLRGLLADPVDDIRLLAYGMLDSAEKVLMQKILAELPRLEEAATPEARYEINKRLADLYWELIYQNLVQGDVYRYTAEQVERYASAALDILPGNAALWYMRGRLALSRREPDVAESHLRRAEALGFPRDRLLPPLAEACYLRRDYAGARAALAQFSSRSPLPLLRPLLRYWTS, from the coding sequence ATGTTCAAGCTCACGCTCAGCGGCGTTGCGGCGCAGATCGCGGCGGTGGCCATGGCCTTGCATGCGGGCAACAGCCTGCCGCTGCTGCTGTCCTGCATGATGACGCAGGGCATGGCCGCGCTGCTGATTGGCCTCGCCGCCTGGCGCCTGCTGCCGCGCCGCTACCGCGTGCCGTTCGTCTGGAGCTACGGTTACCTGGTGACGCTGTGCTTCGTCATCCCGGTGGCGGGCTGCCTGCTGGTGCTCGGCAGCGCGCTGATCAGCAAGATGTTCCCCGAGCCGAAGCAGAAGAGCACGCTCGCCGAGGTCGGCCTGCCGGTCTTCGTGGCCCACCTGATCTCGCGCGTGACGCACGGCGGCGGCGCCCGGCTGCGGGCGCAGCTCGGCAATACGCGCGCGCCGGTGCAGAGCCGCATGACGGCGCTGGTCGCCATGCAGACCATGCCGACCCGCACCGCCAGTCCGGTGCTGCGCGGCCTGCTGGCCGATCCGGTGGACGACATCCGCCTGCTGGCCTACGGCATGCTCGACAGCGCCGAGAAGGTGCTGATGCAGAAGATCCTGGCCGAGCTGCCGCGCTTGGAGGAGGCGGCCACGCCGGAGGCCCGCTACGAGATCAACAAGCGCCTGGCCGACCTGTACTGGGAGCTGATCTACCAGAACCTGGTGCAGGGCGATGTCTACCGCTATACCGCCGAGCAGGTCGAGCGCTATGCCAGCGCCGCGCTGGACATCCTGCCCGGCAACGCCGCGCTGTGGTACATGCGCGGCCGGCTGGCGCTGTCGCGCCGCGAGCCGGACGTGGCCGAGTCGCACCTGCGCCGGGCCGAGGCCCTGGGCTTCCCGCGCGACCGCCTGCTGCCGCCGCTGGCCGAGGCCTGCTACCTGCGCCGCGACTATGCCGGCGCGCGGGCCGCGCTGGCGCAGTTCTCGAGCCGCTCGCCGTTACCGCTGCTGCGCCCGCTGTTGCGCTACTGGACATCATGA
- a CDS encoding PelD GGDEF domain-containing protein — translation MGADTVQADPSSKARPAAAASDARQRDRRRNAQGIGASTWYGRLVAPTLTRRTPILETIGATMVAIGIVWLFEPNNPLLLGHGFPWIWLVPLILALRYGTLLGAVAALVVVGAWWVFYGQGTFPRMYFLGGMMMMLVGGQYGDIWGARLSRARIVNGYLNDRLAALTKNHFLLRLSHERLENDLLAKPTTLRDTLTQLRSLALAAREHASGDDAPDVAQLPGATQFLQWAAQACQLEVAAMVRVTGNRVDPEPVARVGVPFEVVADDPLIRHCIDTHTLGHPQAPELRQEDGSHYVACAPILSGADELIGVVVVQQMPFLSLSYENLQFLLVLLGYYADGVRHLTVSSEILDLVPDAPYEFALDLGRLARLHRDTGIDSSVVALIFGNDEASDALFEHVVRSRRALDVVWQMRGSAGRAIVTLMPLSGAGAVSAYLVRIEDSLRAQFGVDFEAAQVNVQTLYVTGEHPGEALARFIGRCHLDG, via the coding sequence ATGGGGGCAGACACGGTGCAGGCCGATCCCTCCTCCAAGGCCAGGCCCGCGGCCGCCGCATCCGATGCGCGGCAGCGGGATCGGCGGCGCAACGCGCAGGGCATCGGCGCGTCGACCTGGTACGGGCGGCTGGTCGCGCCGACGCTCACCCGGCGCACCCCCATCCTGGAGACGATCGGCGCCACCATGGTCGCCATCGGCATCGTCTGGCTGTTCGAGCCGAACAATCCGCTGCTGCTCGGCCACGGCTTCCCGTGGATCTGGCTGGTGCCGCTGATCCTGGCGCTGCGCTACGGCACCCTGCTGGGCGCCGTCGCGGCGCTGGTGGTGGTCGGCGCCTGGTGGGTGTTCTACGGCCAGGGTACGTTTCCCCGCATGTATTTCCTGGGCGGCATGATGATGATGCTGGTGGGCGGCCAATACGGCGATATCTGGGGCGCGCGGCTGTCGCGGGCCCGCATCGTCAACGGCTACCTGAACGACCGGCTGGCGGCGCTCACCAAGAACCACTTCCTGCTGCGCCTGTCGCACGAGCGGCTGGAGAACGACCTGCTGGCCAAGCCGACCACGCTGCGCGACACGCTCACGCAGCTGCGCAGCCTGGCGCTGGCCGCGCGCGAGCATGCCAGCGGTGACGATGCGCCCGACGTGGCCCAACTGCCCGGCGCGACGCAGTTCCTGCAGTGGGCCGCGCAGGCCTGCCAGCTGGAAGTCGCGGCCATGGTGCGCGTGACCGGCAACCGGGTCGATCCGGAGCCGGTGGCGCGCGTCGGCGTCCCGTTCGAGGTCGTCGCCGACGATCCGCTGATCCGCCACTGCATCGACACCCATACCCTCGGCCATCCGCAGGCGCCCGAGCTGCGCCAGGAGGACGGCTCGCACTACGTGGCCTGCGCGCCGATCCTGTCGGGCGCCGACGAGCTGATCGGCGTGGTGGTGGTGCAGCAGATGCCGTTCCTGTCGCTGTCGTACGAGAACCTGCAGTTCCTGCTCGTGCTGCTCGGCTACTACGCCGACGGCGTGCGCCACCTGACCGTCAGCTCGGAGATCCTCGACCTGGTGCCGGATGCGCCGTACGAGTTCGCGCTCGATCTCGGCCGCCTGGCGCGCCTGCATCGCGACACCGGCATCGACTCTTCCGTGGTGGCGCTGATCTTCGGCAACGACGAGGCCAGCGATGCCCTGTTCGAGCACGTGGTGCGCAGCCGGCGCGCGCTCGATGTGGTCTGGCAGATGCGCGGCAGCGCGGGCCGCGCCATCGTCACGCTGATGCCGCTGTCGGGGGCGGGCGCGGTGTCGGCCTACCTGGTGCGCATCGAGGACAGCCTGCGCGCGCAGTTCGGCGTCGATTTCGAGGCCGCGCAGGTCAACGTGCAGACGCTGTACGTGACCGGCGAGCACCCGGGCGAGGCGCTCGCGCGCTTCATCGGACGCTGCCACCTGGACGGCTGA